One region of Thiorhodovibrio frisius genomic DNA includes:
- a CDS encoding HVO_A0114 family putative DNA-binding protein has protein sequence MATKVMKVGIISRQDYMKRTIAIAKGEYKPRRDEPKVWFESLGSMAQVLSNDNQELLKIIIEHKPRSLAELETLSHRKKSNLSRTLKTLERYGIVELPKHGSKLVPKVKATDFRVEFGLRYSSPVPNHADILSTQHS, from the coding sequence ATGGCTACAAAAGTAATGAAAGTTGGAATCATATCCAGGCAAGACTATATGAAAAGAACTATTGCGATCGCTAAAGGTGAATATAAGCCCAGGAGAGACGAACCAAAAGTATGGTTTGAATCTTTGGGGTCAATGGCACAGGTCTTAAGCAATGATAATCAAGAATTGCTCAAAATAATTATCGAGCACAAACCTCGATCTCTCGCTGAACTAGAGACTCTTAGCCACAGAAAGAAATCAAATTTATCCCGCACCCTAAAGACGCTTGAGCGATATGGTATTGTTGAGTTGCCGAAGCATGGGAGCAAGCTCGTGCCAAAAGTTAAAGCGACGGACTTTAGAGTTGAGTTTGGCTTGCGCTATAGTAGCCCCGTTCCAAATCATGCTGATATTCTATCTACACAGCATTCCTAA
- a CDS encoding toxin-antitoxin system TumE family protein: protein MTDTFCFDQGLATLLEMNGEVFPMDNGYWTKIEAKVVVPNEKIPHGVKYSLTLHDSYNKRIIGYDNAHSIKPKRGNYCGKRLEWDHKHEKHIVSAYEFESAAQLLEDFWNDVNSIINGFV, encoded by the coding sequence ATGACTGATACATTCTGCTTTGACCAAGGACTGGCCACCTTGCTGGAAATGAATGGCGAGGTTTTCCCGATGGATAACGGATACTGGACCAAGATTGAAGCCAAGGTCGTAGTCCCCAATGAGAAAATACCGCATGGAGTGAAATACTCGTTAACATTGCATGATAGTTACAACAAAAGAATAATTGGATATGATAACGCGCACAGCATTAAGCCTAAACGAGGTAATTATTGTGGAAAACGCTTAGAGTGGGATCATAAGCATGAAAAGCATATAGTATCAGCATACGAGTTTGAAAGTGCAGCACAGTTGCTTGAAGACTTCTGGAATGATGTAAATAGCATTATAAATGGTTTTGTATAG
- a CDS encoding DUF2442 domain-containing protein has product MNIPKVQSAIPQEGHFLVVLFSNGKRKKYDINRLTEREMFLPLQNPAFFRNVSVEPGGHAVSWNSEIDISEYELWQNGEEMP; this is encoded by the coding sequence ATGAATATTCCAAAAGTTCAAAGCGCGATACCTCAAGAAGGACATTTTCTTGTTGTGTTATTCTCAAATGGAAAAAGGAAGAAGTACGACATAAATCGGCTCACGGAGCGCGAGATGTTTCTGCCTCTCCAAAACCCAGCATTCTTTAGAAACGTATCGGTTGAGCCGGGTGGTCACGCTGTGTCTTGGAACTCGGAAATTGATATTAGCGAATATGAGCTTTGGCAAAACGGTGAAGAAATGCCTTAA
- a CDS encoding DUF4160 domain-containing protein: protein MIKLFFGDHAPPHFHAVYREHNAIFDIETLEMIEGDLPSRARKLVVEWATSYKSDLQEMWRLQEFKKLPPLQ, encoded by the coding sequence ATCATCAAGCTCTTCTTTGGCGATCATGCGCCACCACACTTTCACGCGGTCTATCGAGAGCACAACGCCATCTTCGACATAGAGACTTTGGAGATGATTGAGGGCGATCTTCCCTCAAGAGCAAGAAAGCTCGTAGTAGAGTGGGCAACCTCTTATAAATCTGATCTTCAAGAAATGTGGAGATTACAGGAATTCAAGAAACTGCCACCCCTTCAATAG
- a CDS encoding type II toxin-antitoxin system VapC family toxin, with translation MKLKIYIETSVLSYLVARTSKNIVIAAHQASTSDFWEKLSDYDAYISDIVIQEASKGDETQATQRCNKIEEFPVLRIDNEVKELARQLLDQKIIPDKCPEDALHIAVAASNGMDVIVTWNFKHINNPFIRSQIRQVVEKTAGTVLKYVLPKNS, from the coding sequence ATGAAGCTAAAAATATACATCGAAACTAGCGTTTTAAGCTATTTGGTGGCTCGAACATCGAAGAACATAGTAATCGCTGCTCACCAAGCCTCGACCTCCGATTTCTGGGAAAAGCTCAGTGATTATGATGCATATATTTCAGACATTGTAATCCAAGAGGCATCAAAAGGTGACGAAACTCAAGCAACACAGCGATGCAATAAGATCGAAGAATTCCCAGTTCTTAGAATCGACAACGAGGTCAAAGAACTAGCCCGTCAACTTCTCGATCAAAAGATAATCCCGGACAAATGCCCAGAGGATGCTTTGCATATTGCGGTTGCAGCTTCCAATGGCATGGATGTCATAGTGACTTGGAATTTTAAGCATATAAACAATCCCTTCATACGATCTCAAATTCGCCAAGTCGTAGAAAAAACGGCTGGAACTGTCCTGAAATATGTTCTCCCGAAGAATTCTTAG